In one window of Acanthopagrus latus isolate v.2019 chromosome 15, fAcaLat1.1, whole genome shotgun sequence DNA:
- the nckap1 gene encoding nck-associated protein 1 isoform X5, translating to MSRGVIQPSQQKLAEKLTILNDRGIGMLTRVYNIKKACGDPKAKPSYLVDKNLESAVKFIVRKFPAVETRNNNLAQLQKEKSEILKNLALYYFTFVDVMEFKDHVCELLNTIDACQVFFDITVNFDLTKNYLDLVVTYTTLMTILSRIEERKAIIGLYNYAHEMTHGASDREYPRLGQMIVDYENPLKKMMEEFVPHGKSLSDALISLQMVYPRRNLSADQWRNAQLLSLISAPSTMLNPAQSDTMPCEYLSLDTMEKWIVFGFILCHSVLNSDAAALPLWKLALQSSTCLCLFRDEVFHIHKAAEDLFVNIRGYNKRINDIRECKEQALSHAGSMHRERRKFLRSALKELATVLADQPGLLGPKALFVFMALSFARDEIIWLLRHADNIQKKSTDDFIDKHIAELIFYMEELRAHVRKYGPVMQRYYVQYLSGFDAVVLNELVQNLSVCPEDESIIMSSFVNTMTSLSVKQVEDGEVFDFRGMRLDWFRLQAYTSVSKASLGIADHKELGKMMNTIIFHTKMVDSLVEMLVETSDLSIFCFYSRAFEKMFQQCLELPSQSRHSICFPLLCTHFMSCTHELCPEEVNTHADTRHHIGDRSLSLCNMFLDEMAKQARNLITDICTEQCTLSDQLLPKHCAKTISQAVNKKSKKATGKKGEPEREKPGVESMRKNRLLVTNLDKLHTALSELCFSINYVPNLAVWEHTFTPREYLTSHLEIRFTKSIVGMTMYNQATQEIAKPSELLTSVRAYMTVLQSIENYVTIDITRVFNNVLLQQTQHLDSHGEPTITSLYTNWYLETLLRQVSNGHIAYFPAMKAFVNLPTENELTFNAEEYSDISEMRSLSELLGPYGMKFLSESLMWHISSQVAELKKLVVENMEVLTQMRTSFDKPEHMAALFKKLTSVDSVLKRMTIIGVILSFRSLAQEALRDVLSCHIPFLVSSVEDFKDHIPRETDMKVAMNVYELSSAAGLPCEIDPALVVALSSQKSENISPEEEYKIACLLMVFVAVSLPTLASNVMSQYSPAIEGHCNNIHCLAKAINQIAAALFTIHKGSIEDRLKEFLALASSSLLKIGQETDKMTTRNRESVYLLLDMIVQESPFLTMDLLESCFPYVLLRNAYHAVYKQSISANA from the exons ATGTCTCGGGGAGTGATCCAGCCCAGCCAGCAGAAGCTGGCAGAAAAACTCACCATCCTCAACGACCGAGGCATCGGGATGTTGACCCGTGTTTACAATATCAAAAAG GCATGTGGCGACCCCAAGGCTAAGCCCTCCTACCTTGTCGATAAGAACTTGGAGTCTGCTGTTAAATTTATTGTCAGGAAGTTTCCTGCCGTGGAGACACGGAACAATAAC CTGGCTCAGCTGCAGAAGGAAAAGTCAGAGATTCTCAAGAACCTGGCTCTCTACTATTTTACCTTCGTAGATGTCATGGAATTcaaa GACCATGTGTGCGAGCTGCTGAACACCATCGACGCCTGCCAGGTCTTCTTTGATATT ACGGTGAACTTTGACCTCACCAAGAACTACCTGGACCTGGTGGTGACGTACACTACGCTGATGACGATACTGTCTCGCATAGAGGAGAGGAAAGCCATCATAGGACTGTACAACTACGCCCACGAGATGACACATGGAGCCAG TGACCGGGAGTACCCCAGGCTGGGCCAGATGATCGTGGATTACGAGAACCCCTTGAagaagatgatggaggagttTGTTCCGCATGGAAAG TCCCTGTCAGATGCTTTGATCAGTCTTCAGATGGTCTATCCCAGGAGGAATCTGTCCGCTGACCAGTGGAGGAACGCccagctgctctctctcatctctgctcCCTCCACCATGCTTAATCCTGCACAGTCAGACACT ATGCCGTGTGAATACCTCTCGCTGGACACAATGGAGAAGTGGATTGTTT ttgGTTTCATCCTGTGTCATTCGGTGCTGAACAGCGATGCAGCAGCGTTGCCTTTGTGGAAATTGGCTCTGCAGAGCTCCACCTGCCTCTGTCTGTTCAGGGATGAAGTCTTCCACATCCACAAGGCCGCAGAGGACCTGTTTGTGAACATCAGAGG ATACAACAAACGCATCAACGACATCAGGGAGTGTAAAGAACAGGCCCTGTCTCATGC AGGCTCcatgcacagagagagacgcAAGTTCCTGCGATCAGCTCTGAAAGAGTTGGCCACTGTTTTAGCCGATCAGCCTGGACTGCTCGGTCCAAAG GCCTTATTCGTGTTCATGGCGTTGTCGTTCGCCCGTGACGAGATCATCTGGCTGCTTCGACACGCAGACAACATCCAGAAGAAAAGCACAGACGACTTCATCGACAA acaCATAGCAGAGTTGATCTTCTACATGGAGGAGCTCAGAGCTCACGTCAGGAAGTACGGCCCTGTGATGCAGCGATACTACGTCCAGTACCTGTCCGGCTTCGATGCTGTGGTGCTGAATGAACTGGTGCAG aacctgtctgtgtgtccagagGACGAGTCTATAATCATGTCTTCATTTGTCAACACAATGACCTCTCTCAGCGTCAAACAAG tggaggatggagaggtgTTTGACTTCAGAGGCATGAGACTGGACTGGTTCAGACTGCAG gcctACACCAGCGTCTCTAAAGCCAGTCTGGGTATCGCCGATCACAAGGAGCTCGGCAAAATGATGAACACCATCATCTTCCACACAAAGATGGTTGACTCTCTGGTGGAGATGCTGGTGGAGACGTCAGACCTGTCGATTTTCTG CTTCTACAGCCGTGCGTTTGAAAAGATGTTCCAGCAGTGTTTGGAGCTTCCCTCCCAGAGCCGACACTCcatctgcttccctctgctctgcaCACACTTCATGTCCTGCACACACGAGCTCTGTCCTGAGGAGGTAAATACACATGCAGATACA CGTCACCACATAGGGGATCGAAGCCTGTCGTTGTGTAACATGTTTCTGGATGAAATGGCCAAGCAGGCCAGAAACCTGATCACTGACATCTGCACTGAACAATGTACACTTAGCGACCAG CTGCTTCCTAAGCACTGTGCGAAAACCATCAGCCAGGCCGTGAACAAGAAGAGCAAGAAGGCAACGGGGAAGAAGGGCGagccggagagagagaaaccaggCGTGGAGAGCATGAGGAAGAACAGACTACTGGTCACCAA tctgGATAAACTCCACACAGCGTTATCTGAACTCTGCTTCTCCATCAACTACGTTCCCAACCTGGCAGTCTGGGAGCACACATTCACACCGAGAGAGTACCTCACCTCGCACCTGGAGATCCGATTTACCaa GTCCATAGTGGGGATGACCATGTACAACCAGGCTACTCAGGAGATAGCCAAGCCCAGCGAGCTGCTGACCAGCGTCAGAGCCTACATGACGGTGCTGCAGTCCATAGAGAACTACGTCACCATCGACATCACCCGGGTCTTCAACAAcgtcctcctgcagcagacgCAGCACCTGGACAGTCACGGGGAGCCAACCATCACCAGTCTGTACACAAACTG gtacCTGGAGACGTTGCTCCGTCAGGTCAGTAACGGACACATCGCCTACTTCCCCGCCATGAAGGCCTTCGTCAACCTGCCCACAGAGAACGAGCTGACTTTCAACGCCGAGGAGTACTCCGACATCTCTG AGATGCGTTCGCTGTCGGAGCTGTTGGGTCCGTACGGGATGAAGTTCCTCAGTGAGAGTCTGATGTGGCACATCTCATCACAGGTCGCTGAGCTGAAG AAACTGGTGGTAGAAAACATGGAGGTGTTGACCCAGATGAGGACGAGCTTTGACAAACCAGAGCACATGGCCGCCCTCTTCAAGAAACTCACCT CTGTGGACAGTGTGTTGAAGAGGATGACCATCATTGGAGTCATCTTGTCTTTCCGCTCGCTGGCTCAGGAAGCTCTGAGAGAT GTGTTATCCTGTCACATTCCTTTCCTGGTCAGTTCGGTCGAGGACTTCAAGGACCACATTCCCAGGGAGACGGACATGAAg GTGGCCATGAACGTCTACGAGCTGTCGTCAGCAGCAGGTCTACCCTGTGAGATCGACCCGGCTCTGGTTGTGGCTCTCTCCTCGCAAAAAAGCG AGAACATCAGTCCAGAGGAGGAGTACAAGATCGCCTGTCTGCTGATGGTGTTCGTGGCCGTTTCCTTGCCAACACTGGCGAGCAACGTGATGTCACAGTACAGCCCCGCCATCGAAG GCCACTGCAACAACATCCACTGCCTGGCCAAAGCCATCAACCAGATCGCTGCTGCTCTCTTCACCATCCACAAGGGGAGCATAGAGGACCGCCTGAAGGAGTTCCTGGCT TTGGCCTCGTCCAGTCTGCTGAAGATCGGCCAGGAGACGGACAAGATGACGACGCGTAACAGAGAATCTGTCTACCTGCTGCTGGACATG atCGTGCAGGAGTCGCCCTTCCTCACCATGGACCTGCTGGAGTCCTGCTTCCCCTACGTCCTGCTGCGAAACGCCTACCACGCTGTCTACAAACAGAGCATCAGCGCCAACGCATAG
- the nckap1 gene encoding nck-associated protein 1 isoform X4, whose product MSRGVIQPSQQKLAEKLTILNDRGIGMLTRVYNIKKQGQVWKACGDPKAKPSYLVDKNLESAVKFIVRKFPAVETRNNNQQLAQLQKEKSEILKNLALYYFTFVDVMEFKDHVCELLNTIDACQVFFDITVNFDLTKNYLDLVVTYTTLMTILSRIEERKAIIGLYNYAHEMTHGASDREYPRLGQMIVDYENPLKKMMEEFVPHGKSLSDALISLQMVYPRRNLSADQWRNAQLLSLISAPSTMLNPAQSDTMPCEYLSLDTMEKWIVFGFILCHSVLNSDAAALPLWKLALQSSTCLCLFRDEVFHIHKAAEDLFVNIRGYNKRINDIRECKEQALSHAGSMHRERRKFLRSALKELATVLADQPGLLGPKALFVFMALSFARDEIIWLLRHADNIQKKSTDDFIDKHIAELIFYMEELRAHVRKYGPVMQRYYVQYLSGFDAVVLNELVQNLSVCPEDESIIMSSFVNTMTSLSVKQVEDGEVFDFRGMRLDWFRLQAYTSVSKASLGIADHKELGKMMNTIIFHTKMVDSLVEMLVETSDLSIFCFYSRAFEKMFQQCLELPSQSRHSICFPLLCTHFMSCTHELCPEERHHIGDRSLSLCNMFLDEMAKQARNLITDICTEQCTLSDQLLPKHCAKTISQAVNKKSKKATGKKGEPEREKPGVESMRKNRLLVTNLDKLHTALSELCFSINYVPNLAVWEHTFTPREYLTSHLEIRFTKSIVGMTMYNQATQEIAKPSELLTSVRAYMTVLQSIENYVTIDITRVFNNVLLQQTQHLDSHGEPTITSLYTNWYLETLLRQVSNGHIAYFPAMKAFVNLPTENELTFNAEEYSDISEMRSLSELLGPYGMKFLSESLMWHISSQVAELKKLVVENMEVLTQMRTSFDKPEHMAALFKKLTSVDSVLKRMTIIGVILSFRSLAQEALRDVLSCHIPFLVSSVEDFKDHIPRETDMKVAMNVYELSSAAGLPCEIDPALVVALSSQKSENISPEEEYKIACLLMVFVAVSLPTLASNVMSQYSPAIEGHCNNIHCLAKAINQIAAALFTIHKGSIEDRLKEFLALASSSLLKIGQETDKMTTRNRESVYLLLDMIVQESPFLTMDLLESCFPYVLLRNAYHAVYKQSISANA is encoded by the exons ATGTCTCGGGGAGTGATCCAGCCCAGCCAGCAGAAGCTGGCAGAAAAACTCACCATCCTCAACGACCGAGGCATCGGGATGTTGACCCGTGTTTACAATATCAAAAAG CAAGGACAAGTTTGGAAG GCATGTGGCGACCCCAAGGCTAAGCCCTCCTACCTTGTCGATAAGAACTTGGAGTCTGCTGTTAAATTTATTGTCAGGAAGTTTCCTGCCGTGGAGACACGGAACAATAAC CAACAGCTGGCTCAGCTGCAGAAGGAAAAGTCAGAGATTCTCAAGAACCTGGCTCTCTACTATTTTACCTTCGTAGATGTCATGGAATTcaaa GACCATGTGTGCGAGCTGCTGAACACCATCGACGCCTGCCAGGTCTTCTTTGATATT ACGGTGAACTTTGACCTCACCAAGAACTACCTGGACCTGGTGGTGACGTACACTACGCTGATGACGATACTGTCTCGCATAGAGGAGAGGAAAGCCATCATAGGACTGTACAACTACGCCCACGAGATGACACATGGAGCCAG TGACCGGGAGTACCCCAGGCTGGGCCAGATGATCGTGGATTACGAGAACCCCTTGAagaagatgatggaggagttTGTTCCGCATGGAAAG TCCCTGTCAGATGCTTTGATCAGTCTTCAGATGGTCTATCCCAGGAGGAATCTGTCCGCTGACCAGTGGAGGAACGCccagctgctctctctcatctctgctcCCTCCACCATGCTTAATCCTGCACAGTCAGACACT ATGCCGTGTGAATACCTCTCGCTGGACACAATGGAGAAGTGGATTGTTT ttgGTTTCATCCTGTGTCATTCGGTGCTGAACAGCGATGCAGCAGCGTTGCCTTTGTGGAAATTGGCTCTGCAGAGCTCCACCTGCCTCTGTCTGTTCAGGGATGAAGTCTTCCACATCCACAAGGCCGCAGAGGACCTGTTTGTGAACATCAGAGG ATACAACAAACGCATCAACGACATCAGGGAGTGTAAAGAACAGGCCCTGTCTCATGC AGGCTCcatgcacagagagagacgcAAGTTCCTGCGATCAGCTCTGAAAGAGTTGGCCACTGTTTTAGCCGATCAGCCTGGACTGCTCGGTCCAAAG GCCTTATTCGTGTTCATGGCGTTGTCGTTCGCCCGTGACGAGATCATCTGGCTGCTTCGACACGCAGACAACATCCAGAAGAAAAGCACAGACGACTTCATCGACAA acaCATAGCAGAGTTGATCTTCTACATGGAGGAGCTCAGAGCTCACGTCAGGAAGTACGGCCCTGTGATGCAGCGATACTACGTCCAGTACCTGTCCGGCTTCGATGCTGTGGTGCTGAATGAACTGGTGCAG aacctgtctgtgtgtccagagGACGAGTCTATAATCATGTCTTCATTTGTCAACACAATGACCTCTCTCAGCGTCAAACAAG tggaggatggagaggtgTTTGACTTCAGAGGCATGAGACTGGACTGGTTCAGACTGCAG gcctACACCAGCGTCTCTAAAGCCAGTCTGGGTATCGCCGATCACAAGGAGCTCGGCAAAATGATGAACACCATCATCTTCCACACAAAGATGGTTGACTCTCTGGTGGAGATGCTGGTGGAGACGTCAGACCTGTCGATTTTCTG CTTCTACAGCCGTGCGTTTGAAAAGATGTTCCAGCAGTGTTTGGAGCTTCCCTCCCAGAGCCGACACTCcatctgcttccctctgctctgcaCACACTTCATGTCCTGCACACACGAGCTCTGTCCTGAGGAG CGTCACCACATAGGGGATCGAAGCCTGTCGTTGTGTAACATGTTTCTGGATGAAATGGCCAAGCAGGCCAGAAACCTGATCACTGACATCTGCACTGAACAATGTACACTTAGCGACCAG CTGCTTCCTAAGCACTGTGCGAAAACCATCAGCCAGGCCGTGAACAAGAAGAGCAAGAAGGCAACGGGGAAGAAGGGCGagccggagagagagaaaccaggCGTGGAGAGCATGAGGAAGAACAGACTACTGGTCACCAA tctgGATAAACTCCACACAGCGTTATCTGAACTCTGCTTCTCCATCAACTACGTTCCCAACCTGGCAGTCTGGGAGCACACATTCACACCGAGAGAGTACCTCACCTCGCACCTGGAGATCCGATTTACCaa GTCCATAGTGGGGATGACCATGTACAACCAGGCTACTCAGGAGATAGCCAAGCCCAGCGAGCTGCTGACCAGCGTCAGAGCCTACATGACGGTGCTGCAGTCCATAGAGAACTACGTCACCATCGACATCACCCGGGTCTTCAACAAcgtcctcctgcagcagacgCAGCACCTGGACAGTCACGGGGAGCCAACCATCACCAGTCTGTACACAAACTG gtacCTGGAGACGTTGCTCCGTCAGGTCAGTAACGGACACATCGCCTACTTCCCCGCCATGAAGGCCTTCGTCAACCTGCCCACAGAGAACGAGCTGACTTTCAACGCCGAGGAGTACTCCGACATCTCTG AGATGCGTTCGCTGTCGGAGCTGTTGGGTCCGTACGGGATGAAGTTCCTCAGTGAGAGTCTGATGTGGCACATCTCATCACAGGTCGCTGAGCTGAAG AAACTGGTGGTAGAAAACATGGAGGTGTTGACCCAGATGAGGACGAGCTTTGACAAACCAGAGCACATGGCCGCCCTCTTCAAGAAACTCACCT CTGTGGACAGTGTGTTGAAGAGGATGACCATCATTGGAGTCATCTTGTCTTTCCGCTCGCTGGCTCAGGAAGCTCTGAGAGAT GTGTTATCCTGTCACATTCCTTTCCTGGTCAGTTCGGTCGAGGACTTCAAGGACCACATTCCCAGGGAGACGGACATGAAg GTGGCCATGAACGTCTACGAGCTGTCGTCAGCAGCAGGTCTACCCTGTGAGATCGACCCGGCTCTGGTTGTGGCTCTCTCCTCGCAAAAAAGCG AGAACATCAGTCCAGAGGAGGAGTACAAGATCGCCTGTCTGCTGATGGTGTTCGTGGCCGTTTCCTTGCCAACACTGGCGAGCAACGTGATGTCACAGTACAGCCCCGCCATCGAAG GCCACTGCAACAACATCCACTGCCTGGCCAAAGCCATCAACCAGATCGCTGCTGCTCTCTTCACCATCCACAAGGGGAGCATAGAGGACCGCCTGAAGGAGTTCCTGGCT TTGGCCTCGTCCAGTCTGCTGAAGATCGGCCAGGAGACGGACAAGATGACGACGCGTAACAGAGAATCTGTCTACCTGCTGCTGGACATG atCGTGCAGGAGTCGCCCTTCCTCACCATGGACCTGCTGGAGTCCTGCTTCCCCTACGTCCTGCTGCGAAACGCCTACCACGCTGTCTACAAACAGAGCATCAGCGCCAACGCATAG
- the nckap1 gene encoding nck-associated protein 1 isoform X6, producing the protein MSRGVIQPSQQKLAEKLTILNDRGIGMLTRVYNIKKACGDPKAKPSYLVDKNLESAVKFIVRKFPAVETRNNNQQLAQLQKEKSEILKNLALYYFTFVDVMEFKDHVCELLNTIDACQVFFDITVNFDLTKNYLDLVVTYTTLMTILSRIEERKAIIGLYNYAHEMTHGASDREYPRLGQMIVDYENPLKKMMEEFVPHGKSLSDALISLQMVYPRRNLSADQWRNAQLLSLISAPSTMLNPAQSDTMPCEYLSLDTMEKWIVFGFILCHSVLNSDAAALPLWKLALQSSTCLCLFRDEVFHIHKAAEDLFVNIRGYNKRINDIRECKEQALSHAGSMHRERRKFLRSALKELATVLADQPGLLGPKALFVFMALSFARDEIIWLLRHADNIQKKSTDDFIDKHIAELIFYMEELRAHVRKYGPVMQRYYVQYLSGFDAVVLNELVQNLSVCPEDESIIMSSFVNTMTSLSVKQVEDGEVFDFRGMRLDWFRLQAYTSVSKASLGIADHKELGKMMNTIIFHTKMVDSLVEMLVETSDLSIFCFYSRAFEKMFQQCLELPSQSRHSICFPLLCTHFMSCTHELCPEERHHIGDRSLSLCNMFLDEMAKQARNLITDICTEQCTLSDQLLPKHCAKTISQAVNKKSKKATGKKGEPEREKPGVESMRKNRLLVTNLDKLHTALSELCFSINYVPNLAVWEHTFTPREYLTSHLEIRFTKSIVGMTMYNQATQEIAKPSELLTSVRAYMTVLQSIENYVTIDITRVFNNVLLQQTQHLDSHGEPTITSLYTNWYLETLLRQVSNGHIAYFPAMKAFVNLPTENELTFNAEEYSDISEMRSLSELLGPYGMKFLSESLMWHISSQVAELKKLVVENMEVLTQMRTSFDKPEHMAALFKKLTSVDSVLKRMTIIGVILSFRSLAQEALRDVLSCHIPFLVSSVEDFKDHIPRETDMKVAMNVYELSSAAGLPCEIDPALVVALSSQKSENISPEEEYKIACLLMVFVAVSLPTLASNVMSQYSPAIEGHCNNIHCLAKAINQIAAALFTIHKGSIEDRLKEFLALASSSLLKIGQETDKMTTRNRESVYLLLDMIVQESPFLTMDLLESCFPYVLLRNAYHAVYKQSISANA; encoded by the exons ATGTCTCGGGGAGTGATCCAGCCCAGCCAGCAGAAGCTGGCAGAAAAACTCACCATCCTCAACGACCGAGGCATCGGGATGTTGACCCGTGTTTACAATATCAAAAAG GCATGTGGCGACCCCAAGGCTAAGCCCTCCTACCTTGTCGATAAGAACTTGGAGTCTGCTGTTAAATTTATTGTCAGGAAGTTTCCTGCCGTGGAGACACGGAACAATAAC CAACAGCTGGCTCAGCTGCAGAAGGAAAAGTCAGAGATTCTCAAGAACCTGGCTCTCTACTATTTTACCTTCGTAGATGTCATGGAATTcaaa GACCATGTGTGCGAGCTGCTGAACACCATCGACGCCTGCCAGGTCTTCTTTGATATT ACGGTGAACTTTGACCTCACCAAGAACTACCTGGACCTGGTGGTGACGTACACTACGCTGATGACGATACTGTCTCGCATAGAGGAGAGGAAAGCCATCATAGGACTGTACAACTACGCCCACGAGATGACACATGGAGCCAG TGACCGGGAGTACCCCAGGCTGGGCCAGATGATCGTGGATTACGAGAACCCCTTGAagaagatgatggaggagttTGTTCCGCATGGAAAG TCCCTGTCAGATGCTTTGATCAGTCTTCAGATGGTCTATCCCAGGAGGAATCTGTCCGCTGACCAGTGGAGGAACGCccagctgctctctctcatctctgctcCCTCCACCATGCTTAATCCTGCACAGTCAGACACT ATGCCGTGTGAATACCTCTCGCTGGACACAATGGAGAAGTGGATTGTTT ttgGTTTCATCCTGTGTCATTCGGTGCTGAACAGCGATGCAGCAGCGTTGCCTTTGTGGAAATTGGCTCTGCAGAGCTCCACCTGCCTCTGTCTGTTCAGGGATGAAGTCTTCCACATCCACAAGGCCGCAGAGGACCTGTTTGTGAACATCAGAGG ATACAACAAACGCATCAACGACATCAGGGAGTGTAAAGAACAGGCCCTGTCTCATGC AGGCTCcatgcacagagagagacgcAAGTTCCTGCGATCAGCTCTGAAAGAGTTGGCCACTGTTTTAGCCGATCAGCCTGGACTGCTCGGTCCAAAG GCCTTATTCGTGTTCATGGCGTTGTCGTTCGCCCGTGACGAGATCATCTGGCTGCTTCGACACGCAGACAACATCCAGAAGAAAAGCACAGACGACTTCATCGACAA acaCATAGCAGAGTTGATCTTCTACATGGAGGAGCTCAGAGCTCACGTCAGGAAGTACGGCCCTGTGATGCAGCGATACTACGTCCAGTACCTGTCCGGCTTCGATGCTGTGGTGCTGAATGAACTGGTGCAG aacctgtctgtgtgtccagagGACGAGTCTATAATCATGTCTTCATTTGTCAACACAATGACCTCTCTCAGCGTCAAACAAG tggaggatggagaggtgTTTGACTTCAGAGGCATGAGACTGGACTGGTTCAGACTGCAG gcctACACCAGCGTCTCTAAAGCCAGTCTGGGTATCGCCGATCACAAGGAGCTCGGCAAAATGATGAACACCATCATCTTCCACACAAAGATGGTTGACTCTCTGGTGGAGATGCTGGTGGAGACGTCAGACCTGTCGATTTTCTG CTTCTACAGCCGTGCGTTTGAAAAGATGTTCCAGCAGTGTTTGGAGCTTCCCTCCCAGAGCCGACACTCcatctgcttccctctgctctgcaCACACTTCATGTCCTGCACACACGAGCTCTGTCCTGAGGAG CGTCACCACATAGGGGATCGAAGCCTGTCGTTGTGTAACATGTTTCTGGATGAAATGGCCAAGCAGGCCAGAAACCTGATCACTGACATCTGCACTGAACAATGTACACTTAGCGACCAG CTGCTTCCTAAGCACTGTGCGAAAACCATCAGCCAGGCCGTGAACAAGAAGAGCAAGAAGGCAACGGGGAAGAAGGGCGagccggagagagagaaaccaggCGTGGAGAGCATGAGGAAGAACAGACTACTGGTCACCAA tctgGATAAACTCCACACAGCGTTATCTGAACTCTGCTTCTCCATCAACTACGTTCCCAACCTGGCAGTCTGGGAGCACACATTCACACCGAGAGAGTACCTCACCTCGCACCTGGAGATCCGATTTACCaa GTCCATAGTGGGGATGACCATGTACAACCAGGCTACTCAGGAGATAGCCAAGCCCAGCGAGCTGCTGACCAGCGTCAGAGCCTACATGACGGTGCTGCAGTCCATAGAGAACTACGTCACCATCGACATCACCCGGGTCTTCAACAAcgtcctcctgcagcagacgCAGCACCTGGACAGTCACGGGGAGCCAACCATCACCAGTCTGTACACAAACTG gtacCTGGAGACGTTGCTCCGTCAGGTCAGTAACGGACACATCGCCTACTTCCCCGCCATGAAGGCCTTCGTCAACCTGCCCACAGAGAACGAGCTGACTTTCAACGCCGAGGAGTACTCCGACATCTCTG AGATGCGTTCGCTGTCGGAGCTGTTGGGTCCGTACGGGATGAAGTTCCTCAGTGAGAGTCTGATGTGGCACATCTCATCACAGGTCGCTGAGCTGAAG AAACTGGTGGTAGAAAACATGGAGGTGTTGACCCAGATGAGGACGAGCTTTGACAAACCAGAGCACATGGCCGCCCTCTTCAAGAAACTCACCT CTGTGGACAGTGTGTTGAAGAGGATGACCATCATTGGAGTCATCTTGTCTTTCCGCTCGCTGGCTCAGGAAGCTCTGAGAGAT GTGTTATCCTGTCACATTCCTTTCCTGGTCAGTTCGGTCGAGGACTTCAAGGACCACATTCCCAGGGAGACGGACATGAAg GTGGCCATGAACGTCTACGAGCTGTCGTCAGCAGCAGGTCTACCCTGTGAGATCGACCCGGCTCTGGTTGTGGCTCTCTCCTCGCAAAAAAGCG AGAACATCAGTCCAGAGGAGGAGTACAAGATCGCCTGTCTGCTGATGGTGTTCGTGGCCGTTTCCTTGCCAACACTGGCGAGCAACGTGATGTCACAGTACAGCCCCGCCATCGAAG GCCACTGCAACAACATCCACTGCCTGGCCAAAGCCATCAACCAGATCGCTGCTGCTCTCTTCACCATCCACAAGGGGAGCATAGAGGACCGCCTGAAGGAGTTCCTGGCT TTGGCCTCGTCCAGTCTGCTGAAGATCGGCCAGGAGACGGACAAGATGACGACGCGTAACAGAGAATCTGTCTACCTGCTGCTGGACATG atCGTGCAGGAGTCGCCCTTCCTCACCATGGACCTGCTGGAGTCCTGCTTCCCCTACGTCCTGCTGCGAAACGCCTACCACGCTGTCTACAAACAGAGCATCAGCGCCAACGCATAG